In the genome of Rhodoplanes sp. Z2-YC6860, one region contains:
- the cysD gene encoding sulfate adenylyltransferase subunit CysD: MREVIAEFKNPVMLYSIGKDSGVMLHLAIKAFHPAPLPFPVMHIDTTWKFRDMIKFRDDTAKRLGLKLIVYINQEGVERGISPIASGSSVHTHVMKTEALKKALDLHGFDAAFGGARRDEEKSRAKERIFSFRSQGHTWDPRNQRPELWNLFNNRIKPGETIRVFPLSNWTELDIWHYIMLEEIPVVPLYFAKERPVVKRSGTWIMVDDDRMPLEPGEKPQMKLVRFRTLGCYPLSGAIESDANTVEAIVAEMKTARVSERQGRLIDTDEAASMERKKREGYF, translated from the coding sequence ATGCGCGAGGTGATCGCCGAATTCAAAAATCCGGTGATGCTGTATTCGATCGGCAAGGATTCCGGCGTGATGCTGCATCTTGCCATCAAGGCGTTTCATCCGGCACCACTGCCCTTCCCGGTGATGCATATCGACACCACCTGGAAGTTTCGCGACATGATCAAATTTCGCGATGACACCGCGAAACGGCTTGGCCTCAAGCTGATCGTCTACATCAACCAGGAGGGCGTCGAACGCGGCATCAGCCCGATCGCGTCCGGTTCTTCGGTGCACACTCACGTGATGAAGACCGAGGCGCTGAAGAAGGCGCTCGACCTCCATGGCTTCGACGCCGCCTTCGGCGGTGCGCGGCGCGATGAGGAGAAGAGTCGCGCCAAGGAGCGCATCTTCTCATTCCGCTCGCAAGGCCATACCTGGGATCCGCGCAATCAGCGTCCAGAGCTTTGGAATCTGTTCAACAACCGAATCAAGCCAGGTGAGACGATCCGCGTATTCCCACTGTCGAACTGGACCGAGCTCGACATCTGGCATTACATCATGCTGGAAGAAATTCCGGTGGTGCCGCTTTATTTCGCCAAGGAGCGGCCGGTGGTGAAGCGGTCCGGCACCTGGATCATGGTCGATGACGATCGCATGCCGCTTGAACCCGGTGAGAAGCCGCAGATGAAGCTCGTTCGCTTTCGCACGCTGGGCTGTTATCCGCTCAGCGGCGCGATCGAATCTGACGCGAACACCGTCGAGGCTATCGTTGCCGAAATGAAAACGGCTCGTGTCTCGGAGCGGCAGGGCCGCCTGATCGACACCGACGAGGCTGCGTCGATGGAGAGGAAGAAGCGCGAAGGCTATTTCTGA
- the cysN gene encoding sulfate adenylyltransferase subunit CysN, with translation MLDVLNQAARAEAPAKDLLRFLTCGSVDDGKSTLIGRLLHDSKLIFEDQLSTLARDSAKHGTTGEEIDLALLVDGLEAEREQGITIDVAYRFFTTPRRSFIVADTPGHEQYTRNMATGASKADLAVILIDARKGVLMQTRRHSLICSLLGIRHVVAAINKIDLVGYSKDTFERIVSDYTAFASQLGFTTIMPIPMSARYGDNVTELSENTPWFRGPALIQYLETVDVEANAAEKPFRFPVQWVNRPNLDFRGYAGTAVSGSINVGDPIVVANSGKLTHVKEILTYEGALDSAETGEAVTITLTDETDVARGDLLVGPTELPEVSDQFAAHLIWMSEDKMVPGRSYLARIGTKTTPITVTAIKYKIDVNTREHLAANTLGLNDIAFCNLSTGVPVAFDPYEQNRHTGAFIIIDRFTNQTAGAGMISFGLRRSANIHWQPLLIGKAQRAALKHQRPAIIWFTGLSGAGKSTIANFVEQKLHEAGHHTMMLDGDNVRHGLNRDLGFTEADRVENIRRVGEVAKLMTESGLVVLCSFISPYRAEREMVRGLVSDGEFLEVFVDTSIDECIRRDPKGLYAKARAGKIKNFTGFDAPYEAPERPDVHLHTAGKEAAELADQVLMALRDRGIVA, from the coding sequence ATGCTTGACGTTCTGAACCAGGCCGCCCGGGCCGAGGCTCCTGCCAAAGACCTGTTGCGGTTTCTGACATGCGGCTCGGTCGATGATGGCAAGTCGACGCTGATCGGTCGCCTGCTCCACGATTCCAAACTGATCTTCGAGGACCAACTGTCCACGCTCGCCAGGGATTCGGCCAAACACGGCACGACGGGTGAAGAGATCGATCTCGCTCTCCTCGTCGACGGGCTCGAGGCCGAGCGGGAACAAGGCATTACTATCGATGTCGCTTACCGCTTCTTCACGACGCCGAGGCGCTCGTTCATCGTCGCCGATACGCCGGGCCACGAGCAGTACACTCGCAATATGGCGACCGGCGCTTCGAAGGCCGATCTCGCCGTCATCCTGATCGACGCCCGCAAGGGCGTTCTCATGCAGACCCGGCGGCATTCGCTGATCTGCTCCCTGCTTGGCATTCGTCACGTCGTAGCCGCGATCAACAAGATCGACCTGGTTGGCTACAGCAAAGACACGTTTGAACGCATTGTCAGTGATTATACAGCCTTCGCCTCGCAGCTCGGCTTCACCACGATCATGCCGATTCCGATGTCGGCTCGCTACGGGGATAACGTCACCGAGCTTTCCGAGAACACACCGTGGTTCCGCGGCCCAGCCCTGATCCAGTACCTCGAAACCGTCGACGTCGAAGCGAATGCAGCCGAAAAGCCGTTCCGCTTTCCGGTGCAGTGGGTCAACCGGCCCAATCTCGATTTTCGCGGCTATGCCGGCACTGCGGTGTCCGGCTCGATCAACGTGGGCGACCCAATCGTCGTCGCAAACTCGGGCAAGCTCACGCACGTCAAGGAAATCCTGACGTATGAAGGCGCGCTGGACTCGGCTGAAACCGGCGAGGCCGTCACCATCACGCTGACCGACGAGACCGACGTCGCCCGCGGCGACCTCCTGGTTGGTCCGACGGAGCTGCCGGAGGTGTCCGACCAGTTTGCCGCGCATCTGATCTGGATGAGCGAAGACAAGATGGTGCCAGGCCGGTCTTATCTGGCCCGCATCGGCACCAAAACCACTCCGATCACGGTGACCGCGATCAAATACAAGATCGACGTCAACACCCGGGAGCATCTGGCCGCCAACACGCTTGGACTCAACGACATCGCCTTCTGCAATCTCTCCACCGGCGTACCGGTGGCTTTCGATCCTTATGAGCAGAATCGCCACACCGGCGCATTCATCATCATCGACCGTTTCACGAACCAGACAGCCGGCGCCGGCATGATCTCGTTTGGCCTGCGGCGGAGCGCCAACATCCACTGGCAGCCGCTGCTGATCGGGAAGGCTCAGCGCGCGGCGCTCAAGCACCAGCGCCCGGCGATCATCTGGTTCACGGGACTCTCAGGCGCCGGCAAATCGACCATAGCCAACTTTGTCGAGCAGAAGCTGCACGAGGCCGGTCACCACACCATGATGCTCGACGGCGACAACGTGCGTCACGGGCTCAATCGCGACCTCGGTTTCACCGAAGCCGATCGCGTTGAGAACATCCGCCGCGTCGGCGAGGTGGCAAAGCTGATGACCGAATCCGGACTGGTCGTTCTGTGCTCGTTCATCTCACCCTATCGGGCCGAGCGAGAGATGGTGCGGGGGCTGGTGAGCGATGGCGAATTCCTCGAAGTGTTCGTCGACACATCGATCGACGAGTGCATCCGACGCGATCCGAAAGGCCTCTATGCCAAGGCCCGCGCCGGGAAAATCAAAAACTTTACCGGCTTCGACGCGCCCTACGAGGCGCCGGAGCGGCCTGACGTCCATCTGCACACGGCCGGGAAAGAAGCAGCCGAGTTGGCCGATCAGGTGCTGATGGCGCTTCGCGACCGCGGGATCGTTGCCTAG
- the rfbD gene encoding dTDP-4-dehydrorhamnose reductase → MTGISGQVGGALLPLLRAHDVIAADRATLDLGKPERIGDVLDRLAPEFIINPAAYTAVDKAEDERDVAMRVNAEAPGAIARWVQARGVPFIHFSTDYVFDGSGAAPWCETDAARPLSVYGSSKLAGENAIRAAGGNSLIIRASWVYAARGVNFLRTILRLAQERKELRIVDDQIGAPTSASAVAEAVATLISGGQQRFAMSVAKTNGILHLAASGETSWYGFANAIIEGLKARGVPLAVERVVAIPSEAYPTRAMRPRNSRLDLMRMRGLFGGSLPGWRDMLDLELDKLAAELSATRSLPPG, encoded by the coding sequence GTGACAGGCATTTCCGGACAAGTCGGTGGCGCGCTGCTTCCGCTCTTGCGGGCGCACGATGTCATTGCGGCGGACCGCGCGACGCTCGATCTCGGCAAGCCTGAGAGAATCGGCGACGTGCTCGATCGTCTGGCGCCGGAGTTCATCATCAACCCGGCGGCCTACACCGCCGTCGATAAGGCCGAGGACGAGCGCGACGTCGCCATGCGGGTGAATGCCGAAGCGCCCGGTGCGATCGCGCGTTGGGTGCAGGCTCGAGGCGTGCCGTTCATTCACTTCTCCACCGACTATGTCTTCGATGGCAGCGGAGCGGCGCCCTGGTGCGAGACCGACGCCGCCCGTCCGCTGTCGGTGTATGGCTCAAGTAAGCTTGCCGGCGAGAACGCAATCCGCGCCGCCGGCGGCAATTCACTCATCATTCGGGCCTCATGGGTTTATGCCGCGCGCGGCGTCAATTTTTTACGCACCATCTTGCGGCTCGCGCAGGAGCGGAAGGAGCTGCGCATCGTCGACGATCAAATAGGAGCGCCGACCTCGGCGTCCGCCGTGGCCGAGGCCGTTGCCACCTTGATTTCCGGCGGGCAGCAGCGCTTTGCGATGAGTGTCGCGAAGACGAATGGCATCCTGCATCTGGCGGCATCGGGGGAAACGAGCTGGTACGGCTTTGCCAACGCCATCATCGAGGGCCTGAAAGCTCGTGGCGTGCCGCTCGCGGTGGAACGCGTGGTCGCAATTCCGAGCGAAGCCTACCCCACGCGCGCCATGCGGCCCCGTAACTCGCGGCTTGATCTGATGCGCATGCGGGGGCTGTTCGGCGGCAGCTTGCCGGGTTGGCGAGACATGCTGGACTTGGAGCTGGATAAGCTCGCGGCCGAACTGTCTGCGACACGCTCCCTGCCGCCAGGCTAG
- the rfbC gene encoding dTDP-4-dehydrorhamnose 3,5-epimerase — protein sequence MDTIETAIPGVLIVQPKLFGDNRGFLTELFQSDRYAKAGMPRSFVQDNLSRSSRNVLRGLHIQNPNPQGKLLTVLRGAILDVAVDVRLGSPTFGKHVAVELSEENRRQFWIPRGFAHGFIVKSDSADVFYKCDNLYSPADELVVKWDDVALEIEWGCSSPQLSLRDQTGLPLAELKGKLPTLDAIRSS from the coding sequence ATGGACACGATCGAGACGGCGATTCCTGGCGTATTGATCGTCCAGCCGAAGCTGTTTGGCGACAACCGGGGGTTTCTGACCGAACTGTTTCAGAGCGACCGCTATGCCAAGGCGGGGATGCCGCGCAGCTTCGTCCAGGATAACCTGTCGCGTTCCTCCCGCAACGTGCTTCGAGGGCTTCATATTCAGAACCCCAACCCGCAGGGTAAGCTCCTGACGGTGCTGAGGGGAGCCATCCTGGACGTGGCGGTTGATGTTCGCCTGGGGAGTCCGACATTCGGGAAACACGTGGCCGTAGAACTCAGCGAGGAAAATCGGCGCCAGTTCTGGATTCCACGCGGCTTTGCGCATGGCTTCATCGTGAAGTCCGACAGCGCTGACGTGTTTTACAAGTGCGATAATCTCTACAGTCCGGCCGATGAGCTCGTCGTCAAATGGGACGATGTCGCTCTTGAAATTGAATGGGGCTGTTCATCGCCGCAACTGTCGCTGCGTGACCAAACAGGATTGCCCTTGGCGGAGCTCAAAGGGAAGCTGCCGACGCTTGACGCAATCCGGAGCTCTTAA
- the rfbA gene encoding glucose-1-phosphate thymidylyltransferase RfbA produces MKGIILAGGSGTRLYPVTTVVSKQLLPVFDKPMIYYPLATLMYAGIREILIITTPQDQPLFQRLLGDGSDFGLQFSYAEQEQPRGLADAFIVGANFIKQDSVALVLGDNIFHGHGLVDILVRASARTKGATVFGYAVSTPGQYGVIELDPAGLAKSIEEKPAHPKSNIAVTGLYFYDNEVVKIAASLKPSPRGELEITDVNRAYMERGELHVEVLGRGFAWLDTGTHASLVEASHFVQILEQRQGVRVACPEEIALRFGYISLDQFEKLALRCAKSSYGEYLMTICRGFAKNRRAEP; encoded by the coding sequence ATGAAAGGAATAATTCTCGCTGGCGGCTCCGGGACTAGGCTTTACCCGGTTACGACCGTTGTCTCGAAGCAGCTGCTCCCGGTGTTCGACAAGCCGATGATCTACTATCCGCTTGCGACTCTGATGTATGCCGGCATTCGCGAAATCCTGATCATCACCACGCCCCAGGATCAACCGCTATTCCAGCGGCTCCTGGGTGACGGCTCGGATTTTGGGCTCCAGTTTTCCTACGCCGAGCAGGAGCAGCCACGCGGCCTTGCCGACGCCTTCATCGTCGGCGCCAATTTCATCAAGCAAGATTCCGTGGCTCTGGTGCTGGGCGACAACATCTTTCATGGCCACGGCCTTGTGGATATTCTGGTCCGCGCCAGCGCGCGCACCAAGGGTGCAACCGTGTTCGGATATGCCGTCAGCACGCCTGGGCAATATGGCGTCATCGAGCTCGACCCAGCCGGGTTGGCAAAGTCGATCGAGGAAAAGCCGGCACATCCGAAGTCGAATATTGCGGTCACTGGTCTCTATTTCTACGACAACGAGGTGGTGAAGATTGCGGCGAGCCTGAAGCCTTCGCCCCGGGGTGAGCTCGAAATCACCGACGTCAATCGCGCCTATATGGAGCGCGGCGAGCTCCACGTCGAAGTGCTGGGCCGCGGCTTCGCCTGGCTTGACACCGGCACCCATGCATCGCTGGTCGAGGCGAGCCACTTCGTCCAGATCCTCGAGCAGCGCCAAGGCGTCCGCGTGGCCTGCCCGGAGGAAATTGCCCTGCGGTTCGGCTATATTTCTCTGGATCAGTTCGAAAAGCTTGCGCTGCGCTGCGCCAAGAGCAGCTACGGCGAATACCTGATGACAATCTGCCGGGGTTTTGCAAAGAACCGCCGCGCGGAGCCTTGA
- the rfbB gene encoding dTDP-glucose 4,6-dehydratase encodes MRFKGDVIFVTGGAGFIGSAVIRHLLDETDASVVNVDKLTYAACLESIPQAVDHPRYRFAKVDICDARGLRNLFDQYRPAAVMNLAAESHVDRSIDGPAEFIQTNVVGTFTLLQEALRYFRGLDHPAQTRFRFHHISTDEVYGSLGDHGLFHEATPYAPNSPYSASKASSDHLVRAWRETYGLPTLLTNCSNNYGPYHFPEKLIPHMIIKGLAEDPLPVYGDGRNIRDWLYVEDHARALTLVLERGRIGQTYNIGGRNERTNLHVVTTICELLDRLEPSSHGSRQRLISFVADRPGHDRRYAIDAAKLESELGWRAVETFESGLAKTVQWYLDNRSWWQAILERGYKATRIGVLQKTGHSA; translated from the coding sequence ATGCGGTTCAAAGGCGATGTGATTTTCGTCACTGGCGGAGCCGGATTCATCGGCTCCGCGGTGATTCGTCATCTGCTCGACGAAACCGATGCCAGCGTCGTCAACGTCGATAAGCTCACGTATGCGGCCTGCCTGGAGTCGATCCCGCAGGCTGTCGATCATCCACGCTATCGCTTTGCAAAGGTCGACATCTGCGACGCGCGCGGCCTGCGCAATCTGTTCGATCAATATCGTCCCGCGGCAGTCATGAATCTCGCGGCCGAGAGCCATGTCGACCGCTCAATCGACGGGCCTGCCGAATTCATCCAGACCAACGTGGTTGGCACCTTCACGCTGTTGCAGGAGGCGCTGCGCTATTTTCGCGGGCTCGACCATCCGGCTCAGACACGATTCCGCTTCCATCACATCTCGACCGACGAGGTCTATGGCTCGCTTGGCGATCATGGCCTATTCCATGAAGCGACGCCTTATGCACCGAACTCGCCTTACTCCGCCTCGAAGGCCTCATCAGACCACCTGGTTCGCGCCTGGCGCGAGACCTACGGGCTACCCACGTTGTTGACGAACTGCTCGAACAATTACGGCCCCTATCATTTCCCGGAAAAACTGATCCCCCATATGATCATCAAGGGCCTCGCCGAGGACCCCTTGCCGGTTTACGGCGATGGCCGAAACATTCGCGATTGGCTTTATGTCGAGGACCATGCGCGCGCACTGACGCTGGTGCTGGAGCGCGGGCGTATCGGCCAGACTTACAACATTGGCGGCCGCAACGAGCGGACCAATTTGCACGTGGTCACGACAATCTGCGAATTGCTCGACCGGCTCGAGCCGTCATCCCACGGTTCGCGTCAAAGGCTGATCTCATTTGTAGCGGACAGGCCAGGTCACGACCGGCGCTACGCTATCGATGCCGCGAAGCTCGAAAGCGAACTCGGCTGGCGGGCGGTGGAAACCTTCGAGAGCGGACTCGCAAAGACTGTGCAGTGGTATCTCGACAATCGGTCCTGGTGGCAGGCGATCCTGGAGCGCGGCTACAAGGCTACACGGATCGGCGTGTTGCAAAAGACCGGGCACTCGGCCTGA
- a CDS encoding WecB/TagA/CpsF family glycosyltransferase, with product MTKQQLLDEIFRTRGPGDKMVLGGANLHGLYVSCTDPEYDRLLQAPDTLVIVDGMPVVPVLRMLGYKVGRRHRTTWLDWFPDALARAEREGRSVYILGHTPDVLKEGLAKARAKWPTLRIDGAHGFFNIEDGSAEATRAIDRVNAFKPDILFLGMGMPRQEQFAYRFRSRIDAPVIGLGGAAFAYFAGFEPTPPRWMGRIGLEWLYRLAASPRRLAFRYLIEPGLLAFFLIRRAIRMPGAGASSGPAN from the coding sequence GTGACAAAACAGCAGCTGCTGGATGAGATTTTCCGGACCCGCGGGCCCGGCGACAAGATGGTGCTTGGCGGCGCCAATCTGCATGGTCTCTACGTCAGCTGTACGGATCCGGAATACGACCGCTTGCTTCAAGCCCCGGACACGCTGGTCATTGTGGACGGCATGCCGGTGGTGCCGGTGTTACGGATGCTGGGCTACAAGGTCGGGCGTCGTCACCGCACCACCTGGCTGGACTGGTTTCCCGATGCGCTGGCGCGTGCCGAGCGGGAAGGCCGCTCCGTGTATATTCTGGGCCATACGCCCGATGTCCTGAAAGAAGGTTTGGCCAAGGCGCGCGCGAAGTGGCCGACGTTGCGGATCGACGGTGCACACGGCTTTTTCAATATCGAAGATGGATCGGCTGAAGCCACGCGCGCGATCGATCGCGTCAATGCATTCAAGCCGGACATCCTGTTTTTGGGCATGGGCATGCCTCGGCAGGAGCAGTTCGCCTATCGCTTCCGCTCAAGAATCGACGCTCCGGTCATCGGATTGGGAGGGGCGGCATTCGCTTATTTTGCTGGTTTTGAGCCGACGCCGCCACGCTGGATGGGGCGAATCGGGCTTGAGTGGCTCTACCGGCTCGCAGCCAGTCCTCGGCGGCTCGCTTTTCGGTATTTGATCGAGCCAGGATTGCTTGCGTTCTTTCTGATTCGGCGCGCCATTCGCATGCCGGGGGCTGGCGCATCGTCCGGACCCGCCAATTAG
- a CDS encoding exopolysaccharide biosynthesis polyprenyl glycosylphosphotransferase, which translates to MTYQSKMPGFVVDGVRIETSNSKRIFRFSRVEAIYGVFEIASITIAAFLAAWIYWQKSYEWVPSIWEMLAPSMLISLLVSAITVFGDRIRHVLIPSPAFLWSAVRTSLEAFSILIALFFAFKVSEGYSRGMVIAQFFAVTTTLFVIRAGFQTFIRSALAQGQLLTQKIIVIGSVARDRAFLDRLTRGGARVVLSLPLEGSGSIVGNRNLSAFVRDLIEECRTHEVDTVVIAPSHENTVAASRIVEGLAETPVTVHIVPLSENKNNPPCRRSSDGIGGLPTAIVSNRPLTSIDFVLKRGFDIAVSLTALLMLAPLFVAVSIAIACDSKGPIFFRQTRHGYGNKGIRVLKFRTMHVLEDGKAFRQATRNDPRVTRIGRFLRRTNLDEIPQLLNVLFGEMSVVGPRPHPVALNEAFSDRIKWFNRRHNIRPGITGWAQINGYRGETDTIEKMAGRVEHDLWYLDNWSFFLDCKIMLLTVFSPLAYREAR; encoded by the coding sequence ATGACCTACCAGAGCAAGATGCCGGGGTTTGTCGTTGACGGTGTCCGGATCGAGACTTCGAATTCAAAGCGGATATTTCGATTCAGCCGCGTGGAAGCGATCTACGGTGTCTTCGAAATTGCGAGCATCACCATCGCTGCGTTTCTCGCGGCGTGGATCTATTGGCAAAAGAGCTACGAGTGGGTTCCGTCAATCTGGGAGATGTTGGCGCCGAGCATGCTGATCTCGCTGCTCGTGAGCGCCATCACGGTATTCGGCGACCGCATTCGTCACGTGCTGATTCCGAGTCCGGCTTTTCTTTGGTCAGCGGTGCGAACCTCGCTCGAGGCATTCAGCATCCTGATTGCATTATTTTTCGCCTTCAAAGTTTCAGAGGGCTATTCGCGCGGCATGGTCATCGCCCAATTTTTCGCCGTCACGACGACGCTGTTCGTGATTCGTGCAGGCTTCCAGACGTTCATCCGGTCAGCGCTCGCCCAAGGCCAGCTTCTCACGCAAAAGATCATCGTGATCGGCTCGGTCGCTCGCGATCGCGCATTTCTCGATCGATTGACCCGCGGCGGTGCGCGCGTGGTCTTGAGTTTGCCTTTGGAAGGTTCGGGCTCGATCGTAGGCAACCGGAACCTGAGTGCGTTCGTCCGTGACCTGATCGAGGAGTGCCGAACTCACGAGGTCGATACGGTCGTGATCGCTCCATCTCACGAAAACACCGTTGCGGCCTCGCGGATTGTCGAGGGCCTCGCCGAGACGCCGGTCACGGTTCATATCGTGCCGCTCTCGGAGAATAAGAATAATCCTCCTTGCCGGCGCAGCTCTGATGGAATCGGCGGGCTGCCCACGGCGATCGTGTCCAATCGTCCGCTGACCTCGATCGACTTCGTGCTCAAGCGCGGCTTTGACATCGCTGTGTCACTGACAGCGTTGCTGATGCTCGCGCCCTTGTTTGTTGCCGTCTCCATCGCCATCGCGTGCGATTCAAAAGGGCCGATCTTTTTTCGGCAGACCCGGCACGGCTACGGGAACAAGGGGATCCGCGTACTCAAGTTCCGAACCATGCACGTCCTCGAGGACGGCAAGGCGTTTCGGCAGGCCACTCGCAACGATCCGAGGGTGACCCGGATCGGCCGCTTCTTGCGCCGGACCAATCTCGACGAGATTCCGCAACTCTTGAACGTGCTGTTTGGTGAAATGTCGGTGGTCGGGCCGAGGCCGCACCCTGTTGCGCTGAACGAAGCGTTCTCGGATCGCATCAAATGGTTCAATCGGCGACATAACATTCGGCCGGGAATCACCGGGTGGGCCCAGATCAACGGCTATCGCGGCGAGACGGACACGATCGAGAAGATGGCGGGCCGGGTCGAGCACGACCTTTGGTATCTCGACAATTGGTCGTTCTTCCTGGACTGCAAGATCATGCTGCTGACGGTGTTCTCTCCGTTGGCCTATCGCGAAGCGCGCTGA